In Nitrospirota bacterium, one DNA window encodes the following:
- a CDS encoding Nramp family divalent metal transporter yields MSRWRKLLIFISIIGPGIITANIDNDAGGITTYSVAGARFGYTLLWTLIPTTIALIVIQEMIARMGVITGKGLSDLIRERYGVKVTFFMMIVLLVANFGTTVAEFAGWAASMEVFGLSKYIMVPLGAFLVWILVTKGSYKIVERILLGACLLYLGYVFSGFMSKPDWSLIAQNTFIPSMKWDTEFIILTIAIIGTTITPWMQFYLQSSIAEKGISRAHYKASRFDVIVGCFITDIIAFFIIITCATTLFPHGIRITEAHEAALALKPFAGQYASTLFAVSLANASILGAIVVPLATAYYICEAMGWEAGVDKTFKDAPHFMWIYTTLIVISSLLVLIPGAPLILLMILSSLLNGLLLPFVLIFALRLVNDKKIMGEYTNKRSRNLISWGTVIVIIALTATLAFMTVTPMWKE; encoded by the coding sequence ATGAGCCGCTGGAGAAAACTGCTCATTTTCATATCCATTATCGGACCCGGCATAATAACCGCAAATATTGACAATGACGCCGGGGGCATAACCACATATTCTGTCGCAGGCGCGCGCTTCGGGTACACTCTGCTCTGGACCTTGATACCAACAACCATTGCCCTTATCGTCATACAGGAGATGATCGCAAGAATGGGTGTCATAACAGGGAAAGGGCTGTCTGATTTAATCAGGGAACGGTACGGCGTAAAGGTAACTTTCTTCATGATGATAGTGCTTCTCGTTGCAAACTTCGGCACCACAGTGGCGGAATTTGCAGGCTGGGCCGCAAGCATGGAGGTCTTCGGACTGAGCAAATATATCATGGTCCCGTTAGGCGCTTTTTTAGTCTGGATACTTGTTACAAAGGGCAGCTATAAAATAGTAGAAAGGATTCTGCTGGGCGCTTGCCTGCTTTATTTAGGCTACGTGTTTTCAGGCTTTATGTCAAAACCTGACTGGAGCCTTATCGCCCAAAACACGTTCATACCTTCAATGAAATGGGATACTGAATTTATCATACTTACCATTGCGATAATAGGAACTACCATAACTCCATGGATGCAGTTTTACCTGCAGTCTTCAATAGCCGAAAAGGGAATAAGCAGGGCGCATTATAAAGCATCACGATTTGACGTTATCGTTGGATGCTTTATAACGGATATTATCGCCTTTTTTATTATCATCACATGCGCCACAACACTTTTCCCGCACGGGATAAGAATTACTGAGGCGCATGAGGCGGCGCTGGCTCTAAAACCTTTTGCCGGACAGTATGCCTCAACTCTATTTGCAGTCAGCCTTGCCAATGCATCCATATTAGGAGCCATAGTTGTGCCGCTGGCAACGGCATACTACATATGCGAGGCCATGGGATGGGAAGCCGGTGTGGATAAGACCTTCAAAGACGCCCCTCATTTTATGTGGATCTACACCACTCTTATTGTCATCTCATCACTGCTTGTTTTAATACCAGGAGCGCCCCTGATACTTCTGATGATCTTATCCTCTTTATTAAACGGCCTCCTGCTGCCTTTTGTCCTTATCTTTGCCCTGCGTTTAGTTAATGACAAAAAAATCATGGGTGAATATACTAATAAAAGAAGCCGCAACCTTATATCATGGGGCACAGTGATTGTTATCATAGCTCTGACAGCTACCCTTGCCTTTATGACAGTGACTCCTATGTGGAAGGAGTAA
- a CDS encoding magnesium transporter codes for MPLFGELFVSEILKKPVLDPRGDDLGRVKDVLVIKGEPLPRISAIIIEKKKAQYLLKWDSLSIFNKRIISAKIYADKLEVYSPSADDLLIVRDIFDKQIVDANGAKVVRVNDVKLEGLNGDACLIAVDVGMRGILRRLGVERNGENLVQVFGKTLTYNLISWNYIQPLEPRLTTISLTIPRQMLSELHPSDIAEIISQVSHKEGVILFEGLDPDAAAEALHELRPDMQAAIIDKMDSEHASEIIERMPADEAADVISDLPTEKAQELLGMIEREEAESISELLGHEEDTAGGLMINEFIAYPPELTVSEAIERFRKDAGELEEAYYIYVADAKEKLLGAISLRDLILAPTDAKLSDIMQDKLQTVAPETDEKVVAGIISKYNLLALPVVDKDNVILGMVTVDDVVDLLLPPASRKKRRKV; via the coding sequence ATGCCTCTTTTTGGAGAACTCTTTGTAAGCGAAATATTAAAAAAACCCGTTCTGGACCCGAGAGGCGATGACCTCGGCAGGGTTAAAGACGTGCTGGTTATCAAGGGCGAACCCCTGCCGCGTATATCCGCCATTATCATTGAGAAAAAAAAGGCTCAATACCTTTTAAAATGGGATTCCCTGAGCATTTTCAACAAGCGCATAATATCGGCAAAAATTTATGCGGACAAACTTGAAGTGTATTCCCCCTCGGCAGACGACCTTTTAATCGTAAGGGATATCTTTGACAAACAGATAGTGGATGCAAACGGCGCAAAGGTCGTAAGGGTCAACGACGTAAAGCTTGAAGGGCTTAACGGAGACGCATGTCTTATTGCGGTTGATGTCGGCATGAGGGGGATACTGAGAAGACTCGGCGTAGAGCGCAACGGAGAAAATCTGGTGCAGGTCTTCGGCAAAACGCTCACATACAATCTGATAAGCTGGAATTACATCCAGCCCCTTGAGCCGAGACTCACAACCATTTCACTCACTATCCCCAGGCAGATGCTTTCAGAGCTTCACCCTTCTGATATTGCGGAAATTATCAGCCAGGTATCCCATAAAGAAGGCGTCATACTGTTTGAGGGCCTGGACCCTGACGCCGCAGCCGAAGCGCTCCATGAACTAAGGCCTGACATGCAGGCGGCCATAATTGACAAGATGGACTCGGAGCATGCATCAGAGATTATTGAGAGGATGCCGGCAGATGAGGCGGCAGACGTCATCTCAGACCTCCCCACGGAAAAGGCGCAGGAGCTTCTGGGCATGATTGAAAGGGAGGAGGCTGAATCCATCAGCGAGCTTTTAGGGCATGAGGAAGATACTGCAGGCGGATTAATGATAAATGAGTTTATAGCATATCCCCCTGAATTAACTGTTTCAGAGGCGATTGAGAGATTCAGAAAAGATGCCGGTGAACTGGAAGAGGCTTATTATATTTATGTGGCTGATGCAAAAGAAAAACTGCTCGGCGCAATATCATTAAGGGATCTTATTCTGGCGCCGACCGATGCAAAGCTCTCTGATATAATGCAAGATAAGCTTCAGACGGTAGCCCCTGAAACAGATGAGAAAGTCGTTGCAGGCATAATCTCAAAATATAACCTTCTTGCGCTCCCGGTAGTTGACAAAGACAATGTCATTCTGGGCATGGTGACTGTTGACGATGTCGTGGACCTCCTCCTGCCGCCTGCCTCAAGAAAAAAGCGGAGGAAGGTATGA